The proteins below come from a single Phalacrocorax aristotelis chromosome 24, bGulAri2.1, whole genome shotgun sequence genomic window:
- the ANK1 gene encoding ankyrin-1 isoform X3, whose protein sequence is MDVSSLFHVAAWADSANGPTVLLRGHAPATVDPLPSCCKQGSPEGMLEQESAVQADAATSFLRAARSGNLDKALDHLRNGVDINTCNQNGLNALHLASKEGHVKMVVELLHKEIVLETTTKKGNTALHIAALAGQQDVVRELVNYGANVNAQSQKGFTPLYMAAQENHLEVVKFLLENGANQNVATEDGFTPLAVALQQGHENVVAHLINYGTKGKVRLPALHIAARNDDTRTAAVLLQNDPNADVLSKTGFTPLHIAAHYENLSVAQLLLNRGASVNFTPQNGITPLHIASRRGNIIMVRLLLDRGAQIETRTKDELTPLHCAARNGHVRIAEILLDHGAPIQAKTKNGLSPIHMAAQGDHLDCVRLLLQYSAEIDDITLDHLTPLHVAAHCGHHRVAKLLVEKGAKPNSRALNGFTPLHIACKKNHIRVMELLLKTGASIDAVTESGLTPLHVAAFMGHLPIVKTLLQRGASPNVSNVKVETPLHMAARAGHMDVAKYLLQNKAKANAKAKDDQTPLHCAARIGHTDMVQLLLENNANPNLATTAGHTPLHITAREGHVDTALALLEKGASQTCMTKKGFTPLHVAAKYGKVDVAELLLARDAHPNAAGKNGLTPLHVAVHHNNLEIVKLLLPNGSSPHSSAWNGYTPLHIAAKQNQMEVASSLLQYGASANAASAQGVTPLHLASQEGHADMVALLFSKEANGNLGNKSGLTPLHLVAQEGHVPVADVLVKHGVTVDATTRMGYTPLHVASHYGNIKLVKFLLQHQADVNAKTKLGYTPLHQAAQQGHTDVVTLLLKHGASPNEISTNGTTPLAIAKRLGYISVTDVLKIVTEETDIPSVSDKHRMSFPETVDEILDVSEDEGTAHVTVMEEELMAPKSRTPDPRDQEGKREMLEFEIVTTLEQTVESPAILQVPCVPPETVVTRAEETEQVGPVETEAEQVSLLHAPSVSPQEPSKEFDEDSLIPSSPATETSDNISPVASPVHTGFLVSFMVDARGGSMRGSRHHGLRVVIPPRACAAPTRITCRLVKPQKLPAPPPLAEEEGLASRIIALGPAGAQFLSPVIVEIPHFASYGRGDRELVVLRSENGSVWKEHRNRYEESYMDQLLNGMDEEMESQEELDKKRVCRIITTDFPLYFVVMSRICQDCDMIGPEGGCLKSTLVPMVQATFPDTAVTKRVRLALQAQPVPDELVTKLLGNQATFSPIVTVEPRRRKFHRPIGLRIPLPPSWKDNPRDSGEGDTTSLRLLCSVIGGTAQAQWEDITGTTKLVYENECANFTTNVSARFWLADCPRTAEAVHFATMLYKELAAVPYMAKFVVFAKMNDAREGRLRCYCMTDDKVDKTLEQHENFTEVARSRDIEVVEGMPLHVELSGNLVPVKKATQPRTFLFQSFRENRLAIPIKVRDSSREASGSLSFLRKAMKYEDLQHVLCHLNISIPPCTKGSGTEERRRTLTPLSLRERYSILSETSFGSLSSTDKTDQKMVDIAEQLGLSWAELARELQFGVDDINRIRVENPNSLLEQSVALLNLWVSREGKSVKIENLYTALRNIDRSEIVNTLEGSGRQSRSLKGSWRYMDRDYSLSPSQMNGYASLQDELLSPASLHYTLPSPLRADQYWNEVAIMDAIPMAATEQDALMEMSDIQVWSSGLTPSLVTAEDSSLECSKAEDSDATSEGRFPGQLLADVHGPDHMGSMDLVEDDTVDSDAMNGLIDLLEQEEGQRPEGKMSAGDRQPGTREQDPESEVSFVSVQQKVQARITASPTISHVTEKSTDRLRDWNAEGSFISCLQDLTAGSWQEGVTRRLLPTHTVASRAQGQEQEQVLVPAVELMQVSSTEDSDWQPQHPTGSWWEEADSRFFGQGDEVLHLPGEQVTEEQFTDDQGNIITKKVIRKVVRQLSPGDTDDRQAQEQLILEGSLQDPQDLEAEDAHLMKYSILHRDSLGAKDLTSTPNH, encoded by the exons AATGGGCTGAACGCCTTGCACCTGGCCTCCAAGGAGGGCCACGTGAAAATGGTGGTGGAGCTGCTGCACAAGGAGATCGTTTTGGAGACAACGACCAAG AAGGGAAACACAGCCCTGCACATCGCTGCCCTGGCTGGACAACAGGATGTGGTCCGGGAACTGGTGAACTACGGGGCCAACGTCAATGCGCAGTCACAG AAAGGCTTCACACCCCTCTACATGGCAGCACAGGAAAACCACCTGGAAGTTGTCAAGTTCTTGCTGGAAAATGGAGCCAACCAGAATGTAGCCACTGAG GATGGCTTCACGCCACTagctgtggctctgcagcaaGGGCATGAGAACGTGGTCGCTCACCTTATCAACTATGGGACGAAGGGTAAGGTccgcctgcctgccctgcacaTTGCAGCCCGCAACGATGATACTCGCACAGCTGCCGTGCTGCTGCAGAATGACCCCAATGCTGACGTCCTCTCCAAG ACTGGATTTACCCCCTTGCACATTGCAGCCCACTATGAGAATCTCAGTGTGGCCCAATTACTGCTGAACCGTGGAGCCAGTGTCAACTTCACACCCCAG AATGGGATCACTCCCCTGCACATAGCCTCCCGCCGGGGCAACATCATCATGGTACGGCTGCTGCTGGACCGCGGAGCCCAGATAGAGACACGGACCAAG gATGAGCTGACCCCTCTCCACTGTGCAGCTCGCAATGGACATGTGCGAATCGCAGAGATTCTGCTGGACCATGGGGCTCCCATTCAAGCCAAGACCAAG AATGGCTTGTCGCCGATCCACATGGCAGCGCAGGGTGACCACCTGGACTGCGTGCGCCTGCTCCTGCAGTACAGCGCCGAGATCGACGACATCACCCTGGACCACCTAACACCTCTGCACGTGGCTGCGCACTGCGGGCACCACCGGGTGGCCAAGCTGCTGGTGGAGAAGGGAGCCAAGCCCAACTCCCGAGCCCTG AATGGCTTCACACCCCTCCATATCGCCTGCAAGAAGAACCACATCCGGGTGATGGAACTGCTGCTGAAGACTGGTGCCTCCATTGATGCTGTCACGGAG TCTGGCCTGACCCCCCTGCATGTGGCTGCCTTCATGGGGCACCTGCCTATCGTCAAGACCCTGCTGCAGCGTGGAGCCTCTCCTAATGTGTCCAATGTG AAAGTGGAGACACCCCTACACATGGCAGCCAGAGCTGGGCATATGGATGTCGCAAAGTACCTGCTGCAGAACAAAGCCAAAGCCAACGCCAAGGCCAAG GATGATCAGACTCCTCTGCACTGTGCTGCACGCATCGGCCACACCGACATggtccagctcctgctggagaaCAATGCCAACCCCAACCTGGCCACAACAGCGGGGCACACACCCCTGCACATCACTGCCAGAGAGGGGCATGTGGACacggccctggccctgctggagAAGGGGGCCTCGCAGACCTGCATGACCAAG AAAGGATTTACCCCTCTCCACGTTGCAGCCAAGTACGGGAAAGTGGATGTGgcggagctgctgctggcacgtGACGCTCACCCCAATGCAGCAGGGAAG aaTGGCTTGACTCCGCTGCACGTGGCTGTGCACCACAACAACCTGGAGATCGtcaagctgctgcttcccaacGGGAGCTCACCACACAGCTCAGCCTGG AACGGGTACACCCCCCTGCACATTGCGGCCAAGCAGAACCAGATGGAGGTGGCCAGCAGCTTGCTGCAGTATGGAGCTTCTGCAAATGCGGCATCTGCGCAAGGAGTCACTCCCCTACACCTGGCTTCCCAGGAGGGGCACGCAGACATGGTGGCACTGCTTTTCTCCAAAGAAGCCAATGGCAACCTAGGCAACAAG AGTGGCCTGACTCCTCTCCATCTCGTGGCGCAAGAGGGGCATGTGCCGGTTGCTGATGTTCTGGTGAAACACGGAGTCACAGTGGATGCAACAACCAGG ATGGGCTATACCCCGCTGCATGTGGCCAGCCACTATGGGAACATCAAGCTGGTGAAGTTTTTGCTGCAGCACCAGGCTGATGTCAATGCCAAAACTAAG ctgggctaCACCCCTCTGCACCAGGCGGCACAGCAGGGCCACACGGACGTTGTGACACTGCTGCTGAAGCACGGTGCCTCTCCCAATGAGATCAGCACA AATGGCACGACTCCCCTGGCCATCGCAAAGCGGCTCGGCTATATTTCCGTCACAGACGTGCTCAAGATCGTCACAGAGGAAACCGACATCCCG TCAGTCAGCGACAAGCACCGCATGAGCTTCCCGGAGACTGTAGATGAGATTCTGGATGTGTCAGAGGATGAAG GCACCGCTCATGTCACAGTAATGG AGGAGGAGCTGATGGCACCAAAGTCCAGGACACCTGATCCCAGGGACCAGGAGGGCAAGAGGGAGATGCTGGAGTTTGAGATCGTGACGACACTGGAGCAAAC GGTGGAGTCTCCAGCTATCCTGCAGGTCCCCTGCGTCCCACCTGAGACTGTGGTGACCAGAGCGGAGGAGACTGAGCAGGTAGGGCCTGTGGAGACAGAAGCTGAGCAAGTCAGCCTGCTGCATGCACCCTCGGTGTCCCCACAGGAG CCCTCCAAGGAGTTCGACGAGGACTCCCTGatccccagcagccctgccacTGAGACCTCGGATAACATCAGCCCAGTGGCCAGCCCTGTGCACACAGG GTTCCTGGTGAGCTTCATGGTGGATGCCCGCGGCGGGTCCATGCGGGGCAGCCGGCACCACGGACTACGTGTGGTCATCCCGCCCCGTGCCTGCGCTGCGCCGACCCGCATCACCTGCCGCCTGGTGAAGCCCCaaaagctgcctgcacccccaCCACTGGCCGAGGAGGAGGGTCTGGCCAGCCGGATCATCGCCCTGGGGCCCGCTGGTGCCCAGTTCCTCAG CCCCGTCATTGTGGAGATCCCACACTTTGCCTCGTATGGGCGTGGAGACCGTGAGCTGGTGGTGTTGCGCAGCGAGAATGGCTCTGTCTGGAAGGAGCATCGCAACCGCTATGAGGAGAGCTACATGGACCAGCTGCTCAACGGCATGGATGAGG AGATGGAgagccaggaggagctggacaAGAAGAGGGTCTGCCGCATCATCACCACTGACTTCCCGCTCTACTTCGTGGTCATGTCCCGGATTTGCCAGGACTGCGATATGATCGGCCCCGAGGGAGGGTGTTTGAAAAGCACACTGGTGCCCATGGTACAGGCCACCTTCCCAGACACTGCTGTCACCAAGAGAGTGAGGCTGGCC CTGCAGGCGCAGCCCGTGCCTGACGAGCTGGTGACTAAGCTGCTGGGGAACCAGGCAACCTTCAGCCCTATCGTCACAGTGGAGCCACGCCGGAGGAAGTTCCACCGCCCCATTGGCCTCCGCATCCCACTGCCACCATCCTGGAAGGACAATCCCCGAGACAGCGGCGAGGGTGACACCACCAGCCTGCGCCTGCTCTGCAGTGTGATCG GAGGGACGGCCCAAGCCCAGTGGGAAGACATAACAGGCACCACGAAGCTGGTCTATGAAAATGAGTGTGCTAACTTTACGACCAATGTGTCTGCCAG GTTCTGGCTGGCCGACTGCCCGCGCACAGCCGAGGCCGTGCACTTTGCCACAATGCTGTACAAGGAGCTGGCGGCCGTGCCCTACATGGCCAAATTCGTGGTGTTTGCCAAGATGAATGATGCACGGGAAGGCCGGCTGCGCTGCTACTGCATGACTGATGACAAGGTTGACAAGACGTTGGAGCAGCATGAAAACTTCACTGAGGTGGCCCGTAGCAGGGACATTGAG gTGGTAGAAGGGATGCCTTTGCATGTTGAGCTCTCAGGAAACCTGGTGCCTGTCAAGAAGGCCACTCAGCCCCGCACCTTCCTCTTCCAGTCCTTCCGGGAAAATCGCCTTGCCATCCCCATCAAG GTTCGGGACAGCAGCCGGGAAGCCAGCGGCTCCCTGTCTTTCCTGCGTAAGGCCATGAAATATGAGGACCTCCAGCATGTGCTCTGCCACCTGAACATCAGCATACCACCCTGCACCAAG GGAAGCGGCACCGAGGAGCGGAGGAGGACACTGACGCCGTTATCTCTGAGGGAGCGATACAGCATCCTAAGCGAGACCAGTTTCG gctctCTGAGCAGCACGGACAAGACAGACCAGAAGATGGTCGACATAGCAGAACAGCTGGGCCTCAGCTGGGCTG AGCTGGCCCGTGAGCTGCAGTTTGGGGTGGATGACATCAACAGGATACGTGTGGAGAACCCCAActccctgctggagcagagcgTAGCCTTACTTAACCTCTGGGTCAGCCGCGAGGGCAAGAGCGTCAAGA TCGAGAATCTGTACACAGCACTGAGGAACATTGACCGCAGTGAGATTGTCAACACGCTGGAGGGCTCCGGCCGACAGAGCCGCAGCCTGAAGGGCAGCTGGCGCTACATGGACAGAGACTACTCCCTCTCGCCATCCCAGATGAATG GTTACGCTTCGCTGCAGGACGAGCTGCTGTCCCCCGCCTCCCTGCATTACACGCTGCCATCCCCGCTGCGTGCCGACCAGTACTGGAATGAGGTGGCCATCATGGATGCTATCCCCATGGCTGCCACAGAGCAGGATGCCCTGATGGAGATGTCCGACATACAGGTGTGGTCCTCGGGGCTCACCCCCTCGCTGGTGACTGCTGAGGACTCCTCTCTGGAGTGCAGCAAGGCCGAGGACTCGGATGCCACAAGCGAAGGCCGGTTCCCAGGGCAGCTTCTGGCAGACGTGCATGGCCCAGACCACATGGGCTCTATGGACCTGGTTGAGGATGATACAGTGGACTCAGATGCCATGAATGGCTTGATTGACCTTCtagagcaggaggaggggcagaggcCAGAGGGGAAGATGTCAGCCGGTGATCGCCAGCCCGGGACTAGGGAGCAGGACCCAGAGAGTGAAGTCTCTTTTGTTTCAGTGCAGCAGAAGGTGCAAGCCAGGATCACAGCATCACCTACCATTAGCCACGTCACGGAGAAGAGCACAGACAG GCTAAGGGACTGGAATGCAGAAGGCTCCTTTATCTCCTGCCTACAGGACCTGACAGCGGGCTCCTGGCAGGAGGGGGTCACCCGAAGGCTGCTCCCAACGCACACCGTGGCCTCCAGGGCACAGGGCCAGGAGCAAGAGCAGGTCCTGGTGCCGGCCGTGGAGCTGATGCAGGTCAGCTCCACAGAGGACAGCGactggcagccccagcaccccacgGGCAGCTGGTGGGAGGAGGCAGACAGCCGCTTCTTTGGGCAG GGGGACGAAGTCCTTCATCTCCCTGGAGAGCAGGTGACTGAGGAGCAGTTCACAGATGATCAAGGGAATATCATCACCAAGAAG GTCATCCGGAAGGTGGTGCGTCAGCTGAGCCCTGGTGACACGGATGACAGGCAGGCACAAGAACAGCTGATTCTGGAGGGCTCCCTGCAGGACCCCCAGGACCTGGAGGCTGAGGATGCTCACTTAATGAAATACTCCATCCTGCACCGGGACAGTCTGGGGGCCAAG
- the ANK1 gene encoding ankyrin-1 isoform X7 has product MVVELLHKEIVLETTTKKGNTALHIAALAGQQDVVRELVNYGANVNAQSQKGFTPLYMAAQENHLEVVKFLLENGANQNVATEDGFTPLAVALQQGHENVVAHLINYGTKGKVRLPALHIAARNDDTRTAAVLLQNDPNADVLSKTGFTPLHIAAHYENLSVAQLLLNRGASVNFTPQNGITPLHIASRRGNIIMVRLLLDRGAQIETRTKDELTPLHCAARNGHVRIAEILLDHGAPIQAKTKNGLSPIHMAAQGDHLDCVRLLLQYSAEIDDITLDHLTPLHVAAHCGHHRVAKLLVEKGAKPNSRALNGFTPLHIACKKNHIRVMELLLKTGASIDAVTESGLTPLHVAAFMGHLPIVKTLLQRGASPNVSNVKVETPLHMAARAGHMDVAKYLLQNKAKANAKAKDDQTPLHCAARIGHTDMVQLLLENNANPNLATTAGHTPLHITAREGHVDTALALLEKGASQTCMTKKGFTPLHVAAKYGKVDVAELLLARDAHPNAAGKNGLTPLHVAVHHNNLEIVKLLLPNGSSPHSSAWNGYTPLHIAAKQNQMEVASSLLQYGASANAASAQGVTPLHLASQEGHADMVALLFSKEANGNLGNKSGLTPLHLVAQEGHVPVADVLVKHGVTVDATTRMGYTPLHVASHYGNIKLVKFLLQHQADVNAKTKLGYTPLHQAAQQGHTDVVTLLLKHGASPNEISTNGTTPLAIAKRLGYISVTDVLKIVTEETDIPSVSDKHRMSFPETVDEILDVSEDEGTAHVTVMEEELMAPKSRTPDPRDQEGKREMLEFEIVTTLEQTVESPAILQVPCVPPETVVTRAEETEQVGPVETEAEQVSLLHAPSVSPQEPSKEFDEDSLIPSSPATETSDNISPVASPVHTGFLVSFMVDARGGSMRGSRHHGLRVVIPPRACAAPTRITCRLVKPQKLPAPPPLAEEEGLASRIIALGPAGAQFLSPVIVEIPHFASYGRGDRELVVLRSENGSVWKEHRNRYEESYMDQLLNGMDEEMESQEELDKKRVCRIITTDFPLYFVVMSRICQDCDMIGPEGGCLKSTLVPMVQATFPDTAVTKRVRLALQAQPVPDELVTKLLGNQATFSPIVTVEPRRRKFHRPIGLRIPLPPSWKDNPRDSGEGDTTSLRLLCSVIGGTAQAQWEDITGTTKLVYENECANFTTNVSARFWLADCPRTAEAVHFATMLYKELAAVPYMAKFVVFAKMNDAREGRLRCYCMTDDKVDKTLEQHENFTEVARSRDIEVVEGMPLHVELSGNLVPVKKATQPRTFLFQSFRENRLAIPIKVRDSSREASGSLSFLRKAMKYEDLQHVLCHLNISIPPCTKGSGTEERRRTLTPLSLRERYSILSETSFGSHAAEAVTPSPPGSLSSTDKTDQKMVDIAEQLGLSWAELARELQFGVDDINRIRVENPNSLLEQSVALLNLWVSREGKSVKIENLYTALRNIDRSEIVNTLEGSGRQSRSLKGSWRYMDRDYSLSPSQMNGYASLQDELLSPASLHYTLPSPLRADQYWNEVAIMDAIPMAATEQDALMEMSDIQVWSSGLTPSLVTAEDSSLECSKAEDSDATSEGRFPGQLLADVHGPDHMGSMDLVEDDTVDSDAMNGLIDLLEQEEGQRPEGKMSAGDRQPGTREQDPESEVSFVSVQQKVQARITASPTISHVTEKSTDRLRDWNAEGSFISCLQDLTAGSWQEGVTRRLLPTHTVASRAQGQEQEQVLVPAVELMQVSSTEDSDWQPQHPTGSWWEEADSRFFGQGDEVLHLPGEQVTEEQFTDDQGNIITKKVIRKVVRQLSPGDTDDRQAQEQLILEGSLQDPQDLEAEDAHLMKYSILHRDSLGAKDLTSTPNH; this is encoded by the exons ATGGTGGTGGAGCTGCTGCACAAGGAGATCGTTTTGGAGACAACGACCAAG AAGGGAAACACAGCCCTGCACATCGCTGCCCTGGCTGGACAACAGGATGTGGTCCGGGAACTGGTGAACTACGGGGCCAACGTCAATGCGCAGTCACAG AAAGGCTTCACACCCCTCTACATGGCAGCACAGGAAAACCACCTGGAAGTTGTCAAGTTCTTGCTGGAAAATGGAGCCAACCAGAATGTAGCCACTGAG GATGGCTTCACGCCACTagctgtggctctgcagcaaGGGCATGAGAACGTGGTCGCTCACCTTATCAACTATGGGACGAAGGGTAAGGTccgcctgcctgccctgcacaTTGCAGCCCGCAACGATGATACTCGCACAGCTGCCGTGCTGCTGCAGAATGACCCCAATGCTGACGTCCTCTCCAAG ACTGGATTTACCCCCTTGCACATTGCAGCCCACTATGAGAATCTCAGTGTGGCCCAATTACTGCTGAACCGTGGAGCCAGTGTCAACTTCACACCCCAG AATGGGATCACTCCCCTGCACATAGCCTCCCGCCGGGGCAACATCATCATGGTACGGCTGCTGCTGGACCGCGGAGCCCAGATAGAGACACGGACCAAG gATGAGCTGACCCCTCTCCACTGTGCAGCTCGCAATGGACATGTGCGAATCGCAGAGATTCTGCTGGACCATGGGGCTCCCATTCAAGCCAAGACCAAG AATGGCTTGTCGCCGATCCACATGGCAGCGCAGGGTGACCACCTGGACTGCGTGCGCCTGCTCCTGCAGTACAGCGCCGAGATCGACGACATCACCCTGGACCACCTAACACCTCTGCACGTGGCTGCGCACTGCGGGCACCACCGGGTGGCCAAGCTGCTGGTGGAGAAGGGAGCCAAGCCCAACTCCCGAGCCCTG AATGGCTTCACACCCCTCCATATCGCCTGCAAGAAGAACCACATCCGGGTGATGGAACTGCTGCTGAAGACTGGTGCCTCCATTGATGCTGTCACGGAG TCTGGCCTGACCCCCCTGCATGTGGCTGCCTTCATGGGGCACCTGCCTATCGTCAAGACCCTGCTGCAGCGTGGAGCCTCTCCTAATGTGTCCAATGTG AAAGTGGAGACACCCCTACACATGGCAGCCAGAGCTGGGCATATGGATGTCGCAAAGTACCTGCTGCAGAACAAAGCCAAAGCCAACGCCAAGGCCAAG GATGATCAGACTCCTCTGCACTGTGCTGCACGCATCGGCCACACCGACATggtccagctcctgctggagaaCAATGCCAACCCCAACCTGGCCACAACAGCGGGGCACACACCCCTGCACATCACTGCCAGAGAGGGGCATGTGGACacggccctggccctgctggagAAGGGGGCCTCGCAGACCTGCATGACCAAG AAAGGATTTACCCCTCTCCACGTTGCAGCCAAGTACGGGAAAGTGGATGTGgcggagctgctgctggcacgtGACGCTCACCCCAATGCAGCAGGGAAG aaTGGCTTGACTCCGCTGCACGTGGCTGTGCACCACAACAACCTGGAGATCGtcaagctgctgcttcccaacGGGAGCTCACCACACAGCTCAGCCTGG AACGGGTACACCCCCCTGCACATTGCGGCCAAGCAGAACCAGATGGAGGTGGCCAGCAGCTTGCTGCAGTATGGAGCTTCTGCAAATGCGGCATCTGCGCAAGGAGTCACTCCCCTACACCTGGCTTCCCAGGAGGGGCACGCAGACATGGTGGCACTGCTTTTCTCCAAAGAAGCCAATGGCAACCTAGGCAACAAG AGTGGCCTGACTCCTCTCCATCTCGTGGCGCAAGAGGGGCATGTGCCGGTTGCTGATGTTCTGGTGAAACACGGAGTCACAGTGGATGCAACAACCAGG ATGGGCTATACCCCGCTGCATGTGGCCAGCCACTATGGGAACATCAAGCTGGTGAAGTTTTTGCTGCAGCACCAGGCTGATGTCAATGCCAAAACTAAG ctgggctaCACCCCTCTGCACCAGGCGGCACAGCAGGGCCACACGGACGTTGTGACACTGCTGCTGAAGCACGGTGCCTCTCCCAATGAGATCAGCACA AATGGCACGACTCCCCTGGCCATCGCAAAGCGGCTCGGCTATATTTCCGTCACAGACGTGCTCAAGATCGTCACAGAGGAAACCGACATCCCG TCAGTCAGCGACAAGCACCGCATGAGCTTCCCGGAGACTGTAGATGAGATTCTGGATGTGTCAGAGGATGAAG GCACCGCTCATGTCACAGTAATGG AGGAGGAGCTGATGGCACCAAAGTCCAGGACACCTGATCCCAGGGACCAGGAGGGCAAGAGGGAGATGCTGGAGTTTGAGATCGTGACGACACTGGAGCAAAC GGTGGAGTCTCCAGCTATCCTGCAGGTCCCCTGCGTCCCACCTGAGACTGTGGTGACCAGAGCGGAGGAGACTGAGCAGGTAGGGCCTGTGGAGACAGAAGCTGAGCAAGTCAGCCTGCTGCATGCACCCTCGGTGTCCCCACAGGAG CCCTCCAAGGAGTTCGACGAGGACTCCCTGatccccagcagccctgccacTGAGACCTCGGATAACATCAGCCCAGTGGCCAGCCCTGTGCACACAGG GTTCCTGGTGAGCTTCATGGTGGATGCCCGCGGCGGGTCCATGCGGGGCAGCCGGCACCACGGACTACGTGTGGTCATCCCGCCCCGTGCCTGCGCTGCGCCGACCCGCATCACCTGCCGCCTGGTGAAGCCCCaaaagctgcctgcacccccaCCACTGGCCGAGGAGGAGGGTCTGGCCAGCCGGATCATCGCCCTGGGGCCCGCTGGTGCCCAGTTCCTCAG CCCCGTCATTGTGGAGATCCCACACTTTGCCTCGTATGGGCGTGGAGACCGTGAGCTGGTGGTGTTGCGCAGCGAGAATGGCTCTGTCTGGAAGGAGCATCGCAACCGCTATGAGGAGAGCTACATGGACCAGCTGCTCAACGGCATGGATGAGG AGATGGAgagccaggaggagctggacaAGAAGAGGGTCTGCCGCATCATCACCACTGACTTCCCGCTCTACTTCGTGGTCATGTCCCGGATTTGCCAGGACTGCGATATGATCGGCCCCGAGGGAGGGTGTTTGAAAAGCACACTGGTGCCCATGGTACAGGCCACCTTCCCAGACACTGCTGTCACCAAGAGAGTGAGGCTGGCC CTGCAGGCGCAGCCCGTGCCTGACGAGCTGGTGACTAAGCTGCTGGGGAACCAGGCAACCTTCAGCCCTATCGTCACAGTGGAGCCACGCCGGAGGAAGTTCCACCGCCCCATTGGCCTCCGCATCCCACTGCCACCATCCTGGAAGGACAATCCCCGAGACAGCGGCGAGGGTGACACCACCAGCCTGCGCCTGCTCTGCAGTGTGATCG GAGGGACGGCCCAAGCCCAGTGGGAAGACATAACAGGCACCACGAAGCTGGTCTATGAAAATGAGTGTGCTAACTTTACGACCAATGTGTCTGCCAG GTTCTGGCTGGCCGACTGCCCGCGCACAGCCGAGGCCGTGCACTTTGCCACAATGCTGTACAAGGAGCTGGCGGCCGTGCCCTACATGGCCAAATTCGTGGTGTTTGCCAAGATGAATGATGCACGGGAAGGCCGGCTGCGCTGCTACTGCATGACTGATGACAAGGTTGACAAGACGTTGGAGCAGCATGAAAACTTCACTGAGGTGGCCCGTAGCAGGGACATTGAG gTGGTAGAAGGGATGCCTTTGCATGTTGAGCTCTCAGGAAACCTGGTGCCTGTCAAGAAGGCCACTCAGCCCCGCACCTTCCTCTTCCAGTCCTTCCGGGAAAATCGCCTTGCCATCCCCATCAAG GTTCGGGACAGCAGCCGGGAAGCCAGCGGCTCCCTGTCTTTCCTGCGTAAGGCCATGAAATATGAGGACCTCCAGCATGTGCTCTGCCACCTGAACATCAGCATACCACCCTGCACCAAG GGAAGCGGCACCGAGGAGCGGAGGAGGACACTGACGCCGTTATCTCTGAGGGAGCGATACAGCATCCTAAGCGAGACCAGTTTCG GGTCCCATGCAGCTGAAGCTGTGaccccttctcctccaggctctCTGAGCAGCACGGACAAGACAGACCAGAAGATGGTCGACATAGCAGAACAGCTGGGCCTCAGCTGGGCTG AGCTGGCCCGTGAGCTGCAGTTTGGGGTGGATGACATCAACAGGATACGTGTGGAGAACCCCAActccctgctggagcagagcgTAGCCTTACTTAACCTCTGGGTCAGCCGCGAGGGCAAGAGCGTCAAGA TCGAGAATCTGTACACAGCACTGAGGAACATTGACCGCAGTGAGATTGTCAACACGCTGGAGGGCTCCGGCCGACAGAGCCGCAGCCTGAAGGGCAGCTGGCGCTACATGGACAGAGACTACTCCCTCTCGCCATCCCAGATGAATG GTTACGCTTCGCTGCAGGACGAGCTGCTGTCCCCCGCCTCCCTGCATTACACGCTGCCATCCCCGCTGCGTGCCGACCAGTACTGGAATGAGGTGGCCATCATGGATGCTATCCCCATGGCTGCCACAGAGCAGGATGCCCTGATGGAGATGTCCGACATACAGGTGTGGTCCTCGGGGCTCACCCCCTCGCTGGTGACTGCTGAGGACTCCTCTCTGGAGTGCAGCAAGGCCGAGGACTCGGATGCCACAAGCGAAGGCCGGTTCCCAGGGCAGCTTCTGGCAGACGTGCATGGCCCAGACCACATGGGCTCTATGGACCTGGTTGAGGATGATACAGTGGACTCAGATGCCATGAATGGCTTGATTGACCTTCtagagcaggaggaggggcagaggcCAGAGGGGAAGATGTCAGCCGGTGATCGCCAGCCCGGGACTAGGGAGCAGGACCCAGAGAGTGAAGTCTCTTTTGTTTCAGTGCAGCAGAAGGTGCAAGCCAGGATCACAGCATCACCTACCATTAGCCACGTCACGGAGAAGAGCACAGACAG GCTAAGGGACTGGAATGCAGAAGGCTCCTTTATCTCCTGCCTACAGGACCTGACAGCGGGCTCCTGGCAGGAGGGGGTCACCCGAAGGCTGCTCCCAACGCACACCGTGGCCTCCAGGGCACAGGGCCAGGAGCAAGAGCAGGTCCTGGTGCCGGCCGTGGAGCTGATGCAGGTCAGCTCCACAGAGGACAGCGactggcagccccagcaccccacgGGCAGCTGGTGGGAGGAGGCAGACAGCCGCTTCTTTGGGCAG GGGGACGAAGTCCTTCATCTCCCTGGAGAGCAGGTGACTGAGGAGCAGTTCACAGATGATCAAGGGAATATCATCACCAAGAAG GTCATCCGGAAGGTGGTGCGTCAGCTGAGCCCTGGTGACACGGATGACAGGCAGGCACAAGAACAGCTGATTCTGGAGGGCTCCCTGCAGGACCCCCAGGACCTGGAGGCTGAGGATGCTCACTTAATGAAATACTCCATCCTGCACCGGGACAGTCTGGGGGCCAAG